The nucleotide sequence TTCCAGGCCATCGAGATGTATCCGGAGCAGTCCTGGCGGTAGCCGTCCGTCCAGTACTTCTCCATGGAGTACGGGACCTGGGCCGTGACCCACAGCTTGGCGCGGTTGATGATCTCGGCGCGGGTCGTCTTCCGCAGGGTGCCGGTCGAGATCTGACTGGTCGTCGGGTTCGCGTTGGGGGCGGGCAGGCCGCCGGGTCCCGGCGCGCCGTGGAGCGGCTCGCGGCCGCCCTGGGGGGTGTCGGCCGCGGGGTCGGCCGCGCGCGTGCCCGCCCCTTCCGCCTGGTCGGCTCCCTCCGTCAGGTCCGCGGGGGTGACCGGGACCGCCGGCGGGGGCAGGGTCGTCGCCACGGCGGCTCCTCCGCCGCCGCCCAGGACCACGCCCGCCGCCGTCACCAGGACCAGGGCGCGGCGGGCGCCGTGCGCCGCGGGGTGGCCGCCCGCCCGGACCGGCAGGCCAAGCGCGAGGTCACGCCGCTGCTGGGCGCACCCCGGGCAGCCGCAGTCGGCCGCGGGTTCGAACTCCTCGAAGACCGGCACGCTCATGCGATTCCCCTCCACACTCGTCAAGATCTTTTGACCCTTGGTTTTGGGCGTCAGTGTCTCAACTGTCTGGACAAATCGCATTTTGACGGATCGAAGGCCTGATACGACCATCCGACAGGCCGGAGGCGACCGGTATTGGTCAGGAGCACACCCGCACGTCAGGTAGAGTTCTCTCTGTCAGCAGGCGCCGCTAGCTCAGTTGGTTAGAGCAGCTGACTCTTAATCAGCGGGTCCGGGGTTCGAGTCCCTGGCGGCGCACGCACAGTCAAGGCCCCCTCACCGATGGTGAGGGGGCCTTGATCGTTCCGAACTGTCGTGTGGCGCGGGCGGGTTACCGCGACGCGGCGGCCCTCTGGGCCGGGCGGGGCGCGGCCTCTACAGTGTCCGCAACCCCCGACCTCCCGCGGTGGCACCGGGCCCCTCCCGCTCCCGTGAGCCCCGCGGTCGAGGACCGGCCCGGTCGGCGGTGCCGCGGGACGCCCGCCGCCGACCGGCGCCAGGTCGCCCACCTGCCCGGAGGTCCCGTCAGGGGGCGGCCGTGAGGTAGGCGGAGACGACGACGTTGGCCGTATAGGTGTTCGATTTCGGGTCGAACGTGCCGCCGCAGGTGATCAGGCGGAGTTCCGCCCGGTGCGGGTCCCGCGCCCCGTAGACCGCGCGGGCGTCGAAGTGGTCGCGCGGATGGACCTGGACATCGTCGATCGTGAACTCGGCGACCGATCCGTCCGAACGGGTGACCCGGACCTTCGCACCGGGGCGGGCCGCGCTCAGGCCGTAGAAGACCGCCGGCCGGGTCTCGGTGTCGACGTGGCCGACGAGGAGCGCCGCGCCCGCCGCGCCCGGCCGCGTACCCGAGCCGAACCAGCCCACCGTGTGCGGCATCTCGTAGGGCGGCGGGTCGATCGCCCCCGTGGCGTCCAGGCCGCGCGCCACCACGGGGGCCGTGATGCCGAGGGAGGGGATCTCGACCCGCCGGGGTTCGACGGGGTCGAGGGGGTCCCGGGCCGGCGGCAGGGGCTCCCCCAGGGGGCGGCCGACGGCGGCGATGTCGCCGGTGGTCGGCGCGGAGAGGCCGCCGGGGCCCTCGGTGACCTCGCGGCCCCAGAGCCAGAGCCCCCCGAGCAGCAGCGCCCAGGCCACCCCGGTGACGAGCCGCCCGGTGCCCGCCGGGCGGGGGCCGGACGGCACGGTCACTCCGTGCCGGCGCCCGGGCCCGTACCGGAGCCGTCGGCGCGGCGGCGGGAGCTGCGGAAGGCGACCGCGACGGCGGCGACGGCGGCCAGGCCGAGGCCGAGCAGGGTGTACAGGGTGCCGAGGCCGCTCTCGCTGGTCGTCTGGGCGACGCCGGGCGCGGCCGGGGCCGCGAACGCGGCGGCGCCGCCACCGCCGGCCCGGACCGGGGCGACCGGGCTCGGGTGGTGGGTGGGCCGGTGGGTCGGCTCGTGGGTGGGCTTGTGGTGCTGGACGTGCACCGTGCCGACGTCCGGGTGGTCGTGGCCGTCGCAGGTCACGCTGACCTTGTACGTGCCGTTCTGCAGGCCGGATCTGATCGTGGTGTCACCGAAGAGCGGGGCGCCGCCGCCGTCCCTGCCGGTGAGCTCCGCGTCGGCGACGAAGGCCGGGGACTTCGCGGCGCCGGTCGTGCCCTTGCAGCCCTGGACGCGGACGTCGACGTCGGCGCCGGGCGAGGCGGTGGACGGGGTGACGGTGACCTTCACCCCGTCGTGGGCGTACGCGCCGCCGGCCGTCGGTGCCAGCACGAGCACGAGGGCCGCCCCTGCGGCACGGAGAGCAATGGGACCTGAACGCATCGTGACCTCCTGATACTGGCAGGGTCACCCGGATCGGGCCGCGCCGCATCCGCAGGGGCTCGCGCGGAGGGCGGTCAGACGCGGTCGACGATGTCCGCGATCGACTTGACGATCTTCGACGGGCGGAACGGGAAGCGGTCGATCTCCGCCTCGCCCGTCAGCCCGGTGAGGACGAGGAAGGTCTGCATGCCCGCCTCCAGGCCCGCCAGGATGTCGGTGTCCATCCGGTCGCCGATCATGGCGCTGGTCTCGGAGTGGGCGCCGATGGCGTTGAGCCCGGTGCGCATCATCAGCGGGTTCGGCTTGCCCGCGAAGTACGGCTCCTTGCCGGTCGCCTTGGTGATCAGCGCCGCGACCGAACCCGTGGCGGGCAGCGGGCCCTCCAGGGACGGGCCGGTCTCGTCGGGGTTGGTGCAGATGAAGCGGGCGCCGGCGTTGATGAGCCGGACCGCCTTGGTCATCGCCTCGAAGGAGTACGTACGGGTCTCGCCGAGGACCACGTAGTCGGGGTCGTGGTCGGTGAGGACGTAGCCGATGTCGTGCAGCGCGGTGGTGAGGCCGGCCTCGCCGATGACGTAGGCGGTGCCGCCGGGGCGCTGGTCGTCGAGGAACTTGGCGGTGGCGAGCGCCGAGGTCCAGATGTTCTCGACGGGGACTTCGAGGCCCATCCGGGCGAGCCGGGCGTGCAGGTCGCGGGCCGTGTAGATCGAGTTGTTGGTGAGGACCAGGAAGGGCTTGCCGGTCTCGCGCAGCTTCCTGATGAACGCGTCGGCGCCGGGGATCGGCACGCCCTCGTGGATGAGGACGCCGTCCATGTCGGTCAGCCAGGATTCGATCGGCTTGCGCTCTGCCATGGGTGCGGGACTCCTGCCGTACAAAAGTGCGGTGTGCTGGGGGCGCCGCGACAGCGCTGTGGCGACGCCCCCAGCCTAATCAGGAAGCCGTGACCTTGACCCCGTCGATCACCCAGTACCAGTTGTTGGAGCCGGTGTAGCGGAAGCGGAAGCTCACGCTGGACGCGCCGGCCGGGACGGCGACGTCGAGCGACTGGGGCTGGGAGATGACGTCGGAGGTGTAGCTCTTCACGACGGTGGGGGTGCCGCCGTTGAAGACGGCCTGGATCTGGGCGGTCTGGCTGCCCTCCTGGCGGTAGAAGGTCGTGAAGTCCAGGGTGACCCGGGTCGCGCCGGACACGCCGTACGCCGGGGTGACCAGCGTCGAGTCGTACGTGCCGGAGAAGGTCTTGTCGGCCCACTCGTCGGAGTCGGCGACGGCGAAGACGCCCCGGGCGCGCACGTTGAGCTCGCGGGACTGGTCGCGCTGGGTGCGGGACCAGAACTCGTCGGTGGCGAAGGACCAGCCGCGCCACTCGGTCATGCCGCCGGTGCCCATGGCGTTGTTGATGACGGACCAGCCGCTGGGCGCGGTGCGGGTGAAGCCGAGGACCCCGGCGGGGATGCCGGTCTCGTCGACGCGGCCGGTGAGCGAGCCGTGCAGGCTGTCGAAGGGGTCGGTGGAGCGTTCCTGGACCGGCTTGCCGTCCAGGCCCCAGGACGCGGCCGGCGTGATGCCGAGCTGGTGGAAGACGGTGGCGGCGACGTCGACGAGCCGGGTGTCGATCGGGCGGGCTCCGGCGGCGATGCCGGGGCCCTGGGCGAGGACGAAGGTGCGCCGCTCCTCGATGGACGAGCCGCCGTGGCCGCCGCCGTCGGTGTGGCCGTGGTCGGTCGTGACGATGACGGTCCAGCGCTCGGTGGCGTACGAGGGGCGGGCCTTGATCGCGGTGAGCAGGCGGCCGAGGTAGCCGTCCTGGACGTCGATGGCGGCGGTGTACTCGGGGCTGGCGGCGCCGTGGTTGTGGCCGATCTCGTCGGTCTCGCCGAAGTAGACGAAGAGGACGTCCGGGTTCTGGTGGCGCAGGATGTCCTCGGTGATGTCGGCGATCACGAGGTCGTTGACGGCGTAGTCGTTGTTGTAGACGAGCTTGGCGTCGGCGCCGGGGGTGACGGTGCCGTGGGTGTCGAGTTCGGGCCAGTCGACGGCCGCGAAGAGCGAGAGCTCGGGGCGGACCTGGTGGAGGCGGGCGAGGAAGCCGGGGTACCGGGCGTAGTTCTTGCCGGTGAAGGTGTTGTCCTTGACGCCGTGCTTGTCGGGCCAGACGCCGGTGGAGATGGTGGACCAGCCGGGGCCGGAGGAGGTCGCGGCCATCGGGTTGGCGTAGAGCAGGGAGCGGCCGTAGGTGCCGTTCGCCATCAGGGACTTGAGGTGGGGCGCCTTGGCGGCGTCGATCCGGTCGTGGCGCAGGCCGTCCATGCCGACGACGAGCACCTTGTCCTTGCTGGTGCCGTCGGGGAGCGTGGGCGTGGCGGCCCGGGCGGCGGGGGCGGTGGCGAGGCCGGTGGCGGCGACGGCCGCGGTGGCACCGGCGGCGGCGAGCACGGTGCGGCGGGAGATGCCGGCGATCGGCATGTCGGGGTCCTCCGTGAGCGGGGTCGATGGGGGCGTGGACGCACCTCAACGCCCCTGATTCCGCAGGGGCGTTGAGCGTCGGTCCGTACCCGTTATCCTTCCGCGATGTACGGGGGCGTTCCAGGGTCGTGCGGTGAACTCTTGGTGGCGGGCGGCGAAGGGTCAGCTGCCGGTCGCGGACTTCCACGCGTCGACGTACGTCGTGAGGTTCTTGTCGATGTCGGCCCAGTCCGGCTCGAAGACCTCGACGCCCTCCAGGAGCTTCGCCAGCGCGATCGCGTTTGCGTCGGTGGCCTTGACGTCCTTGCGGGCCGGGAAGCCGCCGCCGATCGCGCTGGCCTCGCGCTGGGCCTCCTCGCTCAGCATGAAGTCGAGGAGCTTCTTGCCGTTCTCGGTGTGCGGGGCCTTGTCCACCAGGCCGGCCGCGTAGGGCAGGGCGAAGGTGGTGGGCTTGCCGTCGCCCTTGGCCGGGAACCAGATGCCGAGGTTCGGCATGGTCCTGGACTGGGCGAAGTTCATCTGCACGTCGCCGTTGGCGACGAGGAGTTCGCCCTTGTCCACCTTGGGGGCGAGCTTGGAGGTGGAGGAGGACGGGCCGACGTTGTTGGCCTGGAGCTTCTTCAGGTACTCCATCGCCGGCTCCCGGCCGCCGAAGTCGTGCACGGCCTTGATGAGGACAGCGGTGCCGTCACCGGCGACGCCCGGGGTGGAGTACTGCAGCTTGTTCTTGAACTTCGCGTCGAGCAGCTCCTCCCAGCTCTTCGGGGCGGCGGGGAGCTCCTTCTTGTTGTGGATGAAGCCGAAGTAGTTGTTGACGACGGACGTCCAGCTGCCGTCGCTCGCCTTGTCGCCGCCGCCGACCTGGTCGGCGCCCCGCGGGGTGTACTTCTGGAGCAGGCCCTTGGAGCCGGCCTGCTGGATGAAGGGCGGCAGGGTCACGAGGACGTCGGCCTGGGTGTTGCTCTTCTCGCGGAGGGCGCGCTGCACCATCTCGCCGGAGCCGCCCTCGACGTACCTGACCTTGATGCCGGTCTTCTTCTCGAAGTCGGCGAAGACCTTGTCGTACCAGCCGTCGCCCGCCTCGCCCTTGAGGCCGTCGGCGCTGTAGACGGTGACGGTCTTCTCGTCGGACGCCGCGGAGGAGCCTCCGCAGGCGGTGAGGCCCGCGGCGAGGACGAGGGAGCCGGTGACGGCGGCGATCGGCTTGGCGTACGTACGCATAACGTCGTTCTCTCCTGGTGACGGTGGGGCTAGGGGGGCGTCCCCTAGCGGAAGGAGGCCTTGGTACGGATACGGGAGACGGCGAGCAGGGCCAGCAGGGTCGCGGCCATG is from Streptomyces venezuelae ATCC 10712 and encodes:
- a CDS encoding class F sortase — encoded protein: MTVPSGPRPAGTGRLVTGVAWALLLGGLWLWGREVTEGPGGLSAPTTGDIAAVGRPLGEPLPPARDPLDPVEPRRVEIPSLGITAPVVARGLDATGAIDPPPYEMPHTVGWFGSGTRPGAAGAALLVGHVDTETRPAVFYGLSAARPGAKVRVTRSDGSVAEFTIDDVQVHPRDHFDARAVYGARDPHRAELRLITCGGTFDPKSNTYTANVVVSAYLTAAP
- a CDS encoding HAD-IIA family hydrolase translates to MAERKPIESWLTDMDGVLIHEGVPIPGADAFIRKLRETGKPFLVLTNNSIYTARDLHARLARMGLEVPVENIWTSALATAKFLDDQRPGGTAYVIGEAGLTTALHDIGYVLTDHDPDYVVLGETRTYSFEAMTKAVRLINAGARFICTNPDETGPSLEGPLPATGSVAALITKATGKEPYFAGKPNPLMMRTGLNAIGAHSETSAMIGDRMDTDILAGLEAGMQTFLVLTGLTGEAEIDRFPFRPSKIVKSIADIVDRV
- a CDS encoding alkaline phosphatase family protein, with the protein product MPIAGISRRTVLAAAGATAAVAATGLATAPAARAATPTLPDGTSKDKVLVVGMDGLRHDRIDAAKAPHLKSLMANGTYGRSLLYANPMAATSSGPGWSTISTGVWPDKHGVKDNTFTGKNYARYPGFLARLHQVRPELSLFAAVDWPELDTHGTVTPGADAKLVYNNDYAVNDLVIADITEDILRHQNPDVLFVYFGETDEIGHNHGAASPEYTAAIDVQDGYLGRLLTAIKARPSYATERWTVIVTTDHGHTDGGGHGGSSIEERRTFVLAQGPGIAAGARPIDTRLVDVAATVFHQLGITPAASWGLDGKPVQERSTDPFDSLHGSLTGRVDETGIPAGVLGFTRTAPSGWSVINNAMGTGGMTEWRGWSFATDEFWSRTQRDQSRELNVRARGVFAVADSDEWADKTFSGTYDSTLVTPAYGVSGATRVTLDFTTFYRQEGSQTAQIQAVFNGGTPTVVKSYTSDVISQPQSLDVAVPAGASSVSFRFRYTGSNNWYWVIDGVKVTAS
- a CDS encoding 2-aminoethylphosphonate ABC transporter substrate-binding protein — protein: MRTYAKPIAAVTGSLVLAAGLTACGGSSAASDEKTVTVYSADGLKGEAGDGWYDKVFADFEKKTGIKVRYVEGGSGEMVQRALREKSNTQADVLVTLPPFIQQAGSKGLLQKYTPRGADQVGGGDKASDGSWTSVVNNYFGFIHNKKELPAAPKSWEELLDAKFKNKLQYSTPGVAGDGTAVLIKAVHDFGGREPAMEYLKKLQANNVGPSSSTSKLAPKVDKGELLVANGDVQMNFAQSRTMPNLGIWFPAKGDGKPTTFALPYAAGLVDKAPHTENGKKLLDFMLSEEAQREASAIGGGFPARKDVKATDANAIALAKLLEGVEVFEPDWADIDKNLTTYVDAWKSATGS